The following are encoded together in the Citrobacter arsenatis genome:
- the hyi gene encoding hydroxypyruvate isomerase: MLRFSANLSMLFLEYSFLERFDKAAQSGFRGVEFMFPYDYDIDVLKEKLQTNQLEHTLHNLPAGDWAAGERGIACIPGREEEFRDGVAAAVRYAKELGNKKINCLVGKTPAGFSDEQIQQTLVENLRYAANMLAQEDILLLIEPINHFDMPGFHLTGTQQALALIDSVGCNNIKIQYDIYHMQRMEGELTQTMTTWANKIGHLQIADNPRRGEPGTGEINYDFIFKFIDKSGYDGWVGCEYKPLTTTEAGLSWINQYR; the protein is encoded by the coding sequence ATGTTACGTTTCTCAGCCAATCTTTCTATGCTGTTTTTGGAATACAGTTTTCTAGAACGCTTTGATAAAGCGGCACAATCGGGGTTTCGTGGCGTAGAGTTTATGTTTCCCTACGATTACGACATTGACGTATTAAAGGAAAAGCTGCAGACCAACCAGCTGGAGCATACGCTGCATAATCTCCCCGCCGGAGACTGGGCTGCGGGTGAACGCGGTATCGCCTGTATTCCGGGGCGCGAAGAAGAATTTCGTGATGGCGTGGCGGCAGCTGTTCGATATGCGAAGGAGCTAGGCAATAAAAAAATCAATTGCCTGGTAGGGAAAACGCCAGCAGGGTTTTCTGACGAACAGATCCAGCAGACGCTGGTGGAAAATCTGCGGTATGCGGCCAATATGCTAGCGCAAGAAGATATTTTATTGCTGATTGAGCCGATTAATCATTTTGATATGCCGGGTTTCCATCTCACTGGAACTCAGCAGGCGCTGGCGTTAATTGATAGCGTCGGCTGCAATAATATCAAAATTCAGTATGATATTTATCATATGCAGCGCATGGAAGGAGAGTTAACTCAAACCATGACCACGTGGGCAAATAAAATAGGTCATTTGCAAATTGCAGATAATCCTCGTCGCGGAGAGCCTGGGACCGGGGAAATCAATTATGACTTTATTTTTAAGTTTATCGATAAATCAGGTTATGACGGCTGGGTAGGTTGCGAATATAAACCGCTGACTACCACCGAAGCGGGATTATCGTGGATTAATCAGTATCGATAA
- the glxR gene encoding 2-hydroxy-3-oxopropionate reductase gives MKLGFIGLGIMGSPMAINLARAGHQLHVTTIGPVAEELLSLGAVNVETACQVTDLADIIFIMVPDTPQVEDVLFGEHGCAKTSLHGKTIIDMSSISPIETKRFAKQVNELGGEYLDAPVSGGEIGAREGTLSIMVGGEPEVFERVKPLFDILGKNITLVGGNGDGQTCKVANQIIVALNIEAVSEALVFASKAGADPVRVRQALMGGFASSRILEVHGERMIKRTFDPGFKIALHQKDLNLALQSAKALSLNLPNTATCQELFNTCAANGGSQLDHSAMVQALELMANHKLS, from the coding sequence ATGAAACTGGGATTTATTGGCCTGGGTATTATGGGATCGCCAATGGCGATTAATCTGGCTCGTGCCGGACATCAGCTACATGTGACGACCATTGGTCCGGTTGCAGAAGAACTGCTGTCGCTGGGCGCGGTAAATGTTGAAACTGCGTGCCAGGTAACTGATTTAGCAGACATTATATTCATAATGGTTCCTGACACGCCGCAGGTTGAAGACGTGCTTTTTGGTGAACACGGTTGCGCTAAAACCTCATTGCACGGAAAAACAATTATCGATATGAGTTCTATTTCTCCTATCGAAACCAAACGTTTTGCTAAGCAGGTTAATGAGTTGGGCGGAGAGTATCTGGATGCGCCTGTCTCTGGTGGGGAAATTGGCGCTCGCGAAGGTACTTTGTCCATTATGGTTGGTGGTGAGCCAGAGGTATTTGAACGGGTCAAACCGCTGTTTGATATTCTGGGTAAAAACATCACTCTGGTAGGCGGTAATGGTGATGGTCAAACCTGTAAAGTAGCTAACCAAATTATCGTTGCCTTAAATATTGAAGCCGTTTCTGAAGCGCTGGTATTTGCCTCTAAAGCCGGTGCAGATCCGGTCCGCGTGCGTCAGGCATTAATGGGCGGGTTTGCCTCATCGCGTATTCTGGAAGTACATGGCGAGCGCATGATAAAGCGCACTTTTGATCCTGGTTTCAAAATTGCCTTGCATCAAAAAGATCTCAATCTTGCATTACAAAGTGCGAAAGCGCTTTCGTTGAATTTGCCTAATACAGCAACCTGTCAGGAATTATTTAATACCTGTGCTGCGAATGGTGGGAGCCAGTTGGATCACTCGGCAATGGTTCAGGCTCTGGAGTTAATGGCTAATCATAAATTGTCATGA